A window from Leifsonia shinshuensis encodes these proteins:
- a CDS encoding dihydrofolate reductase family protein — MSTVLYMSVSVDGYVSTPDDFLGGADGNRLHDWYEPGGDPAALTGEAKALAAELDEIGAVVTGRRTAELMDHWGGDVHNGVPIFVPSHRPPGPAARWGYPNVTYVLDGIASAMKQAVAAAGDRDVYVQGGYTAQKALEAGVLDEIQIHQIPVLLGGGHRLFDALPGEIELEIVKVIDTPHATHIRYRVLR, encoded by the coding sequence ATGTCCACCGTCCTCTACATGTCGGTCTCGGTCGACGGCTACGTGTCGACGCCCGACGACTTCCTCGGCGGAGCCGATGGGAACAGACTTCACGACTGGTACGAGCCCGGTGGAGACCCGGCTGCGCTCACCGGCGAGGCGAAAGCGCTGGCGGCAGAGCTGGATGAGATCGGCGCGGTGGTCACCGGCCGCCGCACCGCGGAACTGATGGACCACTGGGGCGGCGACGTGCACAACGGGGTACCCATCTTCGTCCCCAGCCACCGGCCGCCCGGACCTGCCGCGCGCTGGGGCTACCCCAACGTGACGTACGTGCTCGACGGCATCGCGAGTGCGATGAAGCAGGCCGTCGCCGCGGCCGGCGATCGCGACGTGTACGTTCAGGGCGGCTACACGGCGCAGAAGGCGCTCGAGGCAGGCGTGCTGGATGAGATCCAGATCCACCAGATACCGGTGCTCCTCGGCGGTGGGCATCGTCTCTTCGACGCGCTTCCCGGCGAGATCGAACTCGAGATCGTCAAAGTCATCGACACTCCGCACGCCACCCACATCCGCTACCGGGTGCTGCGCTGA